GATGAAACCCTCTGCATTTAAGTTATAAGACTTGTGTTCCTGATAGTCTTTGAAAATGCTACTTTTAAACCAAAGTCTTCTCGTAAAGAGAAAGGGGTCTTCAAGAGTAAAACCATAGGTTTCTCTTTTTTCCGTGAGTTTGTAATCGGCGGTAGCTTTTAGACCAATTCCGAACAGATTTTTAAGACCGGCGGATAACTCCAGGACTAACCCCCCCTGCGTGTTGTATCCAAGCTCAAAGCTGTAAAATCCCCTTTTGTCCTCCTGAAGTCTAATCAGTCTATGAACTTGCTTTCTATCCTTGTCTAAAAAGGTATCTATCCTAACTCCGACAAAGGAATTGCTCGTTATAAAGTTATACAAGGTTTCATCTAAAGCTCCTTCTGTATAAAAATCCTCCTTAACTGTCATGTAGGATAACTCCCTTCTGTTGGTTATGTTTGCACCGTAGTATAAATCCAAGCCTGATCTATACCTGGGACCTTTAATAACCTCGTAAGTATATGAGTAAAAGGTGTTATCTTCATCCTCTTCCACGCGAACATCTGCATAAAAGGTCCATTCCATATAGCCTTTGCTTTCAAGATACCTACTGAGTTTCGTGTTTAGCCGTTCTATTACAGAAGAATCGTAGACAGCCGGAAGTTTTCTGTTTACTTCCTGGAAGATTTTGCTTATTTGTTTATCCTCACCAATGTAGGAAATTTGCTTTAATATTTGCTTTTTCCCTTTAACTATTTCAAAGGAAACACTAATAAGTCCTCTTTCTTTATCTAAATCCCTTTTAATATAGCCCTCTGCAAGACTATAGCCCTGTCCCTTCAGTTCTGTTAGCATATCTTCAAGGCGTTTTTTCAAAAATTCTTCATCATAATCTGTATATATACCATCTATAAATGCCAGATATCTTCTGTTTTCCTTTATGTAAAAGAATAATTTTTCCCCTTCAAGATTATAACTAATTTCCACATCGAGAAAGCCTTTTGAGTGGTATGCTTTTCTGATTCTATCCCTAGCATCCTCCAAAGAAAGTAAATCCACTCCTACCTGTCGCAAGTTGGATATTTTTAAAAGCTCTTCGTAGCTGAAAAATTGGTTTCCTTCAAAAAAGATTTCATACTTTCTCCCCTCAAACACAAAAAACACAGGGTAAGCAAGTTTACCCTTACCTGCAATAGCTTTTAACGTGCTTATAGGATGGCTAAAAAAGTTTTTAAAACCTTCCGCCAATGATCCTACCAGTTTTAGTGGGCGCGTTTTGATTTTTGGATCAGTGGGCATAAGGACGTTTAAAAAAGGCTTATCCATACTAACCTTTTGCAAGCCTTCGTAGTATACATAACTGTCCCAGAAGCCCAAATCTAAGTACAATTCCTGCAAATCAAAGATCTTTTTGGAAAGCTCCTCTTCCTTGGCTACCTTGCCTTTTATTAACCCCAGCTTTTCATCTAGGAAATCAGTATCCAAACTTGAACCCTTGTATATCCCACCTCCAAGGAAAAATACATCACCCTCCTTTATGTTTATATCAATCTTGGCAAAACCGAATTCATCAATTGCAAGCGTGACCTTCGCCTGCATCTCAAAGAATCCTCTTTCTCTGTAGAGTTCCCTTAGTTTGTTTTCTATAGATTGTGCATCAGTTTCCTTTAACGCTGTACCTTCATGAAGGGTTAAGTAGTTTAGTATCTCTTCTTTCCAGATTGCCATGTTCCCTCTTATTTTTACTTCTTTCAGTATTGGATACCTCTCCACCTTTATTATTACATCTCCATCCTTCTCCTCCACGCTTACATCCTTCACCTCATCCAAGCTTTTTAGAATTTCTACGATTATGGAATAGTTTTCTTCATTCAAAAAATCTTCTAAATTGTTTTTGGGTAGGGGATAATTAGAGATTAGTTGTACTTTAGAAAGAGAAAGAGAAGGAAAGAGTAAGAGAAAGAACAAAAGAGATAGAACTGCTGGGAAATTCCCAGACAAACCCACTACCTAGTTCCTCCCCCAGGTAGGGCTATTTTTAGCGCTCTAATCTTAGGTATAAGAGGCATTGCTAAGATTATAAATTAGTCCTTTCAAACCCAGAAAATGTGAGTGCGTTCCTTTCTTTAGTTCTCCCCACTGCTTTATTTTTGAAATAGCCCCAATTTTTCTTGACAATTGCAAATCATTTGCATATAATAGTATTTATAAAACTGGAGGTTAGAAAAATGGAATTGGCTATTGGTGGAACAAAAGACTTTGACTTTAACATCAAGGATCCAAAGTTTTTGGACGAAGAGGCTCTCTGGGAAGAGGCAAAGAGAGTTTACTCAAAGTGTAAAGACTGTAGGATGTGCGTGACTTACTGCCCTTCTTTTCCAGCTCTCTTTGATGCGGTGGATAGGCACGAAGATGACATAAGTAAGCTTAGCAAAGAGGAGTTAGCTCTTCCTTTGGAACTTTGTTTTCATTGTAAGCAATGTTATTTCAAGTGCCCATACACTCCACCACACGAATGGAGAATAGACTTTCCGCACCTTTCTCTAAGATACAAGGTTTGGAAGTTTAAAAACAAAGGTGCTAAGCTCACAGACAGGTTTATGGTTAATACAGACTTAGTTGGCAAACTATCCGTCCCCTTTGCGCCCATAGTTAATACGATTAACAACATAAAGCCTGTTAGGGTAATCTTAGAAAACTTCATGGGTATAGATAGAAGAGCAAAGCTTCCACCCATAAACTCCCAAACCTTGGCAAGCTGGTATAAAAAGAACAGAAATCCTGTGAAGGGGGAAAATGGCAAGGTAGTAGTCTTTCCCACCTGTCTTTTTAACTACAACTACTTGGAAAAGGGTATAGCTCTCCTAAGGGTGCTTGAAAAAAACGACCTTTGGGTTGAAATCCCAGAAGTTCAATGCTGTGGCATACCTTTCTTTGATGTGGGAGACATAGATGCATCCATTGCCAAAGCAAAGCACAACGTCCAAATTCTAAAACCATACGTAGATGCTGGGTATGACATTATCGTGCCAGTTCCCACCTGCGCCTTGCAGATAAAGTATGAGTATCCCTTGCTCCTGCCAGACGATCCAGAGGCAAAAAGGGTTGCTGAAAAGATCTTTGACGTGCACGAATACCTGTGGAAGCTTAACGAAAAGGGCAAATTTAACAGAGATTTCAAGGTTTCCATGGGAAGCATCGCATACCATATCCCCTGTCATCTAAAATCCCTCAACGTAGGATACAGAGCTGTAGCATTGATGAGGCTTATACCCAACACTAAGGTAAAGCTCATTGAGAGATGCTCTGGACACGACGGAACCTTTGGTGTAAAGAAACAAACCTTTGATATGGCCTACAAGGTAGGCTCTAAGCTGTTTGAGGACATAAAAAGCTCAGGAGCAGACATTGTGGTATCAGATTGCCCACTGGCAAGCAACCAGATTGAGTTAGGAACAGGGAAAAAACCTCTCCATCCTATAGAGGTGCTTTATAGGGCTTACGGATTATAATTTTTAAGCCATGTTCAAAGTGGTCTTTAATGGGGTTGAGTATGAGGTAGAACAGGGAACCACAGTAGGACGGTTTTTTGAAAAAGTAGGAGTAAAAGATGCCCTCGGTGCAAAGCTAAATGGGAAAATACTGGATTTGCAAACACCCCTAAGGGAAAGTGGGCACTTAGTCCCCATATACCAGAGGGATCCAGAAAGTCTTGAAATAATGAGGCATAGCCTTTCTCACATAATGGCGCAAGCTCTCAAGGAGATATACGGTAAAGAAGTGGTCCATCTTGGTGTAGGTCCTACCACGGAGGAGGGCTTTTACTACGACGTGGAAGTGGAAGGCATCAGAGTAAAAGAGGAGGACCTTCCAAAGATAGAGGAAAGGATGAAAGATATAGTAAAGAGGAATCTTCCTATAATCAGAAAAGAGCTTGAGAGGGAACAAGCCATAAGGCTCTTTGAAAGCTTAAAAGAATACTATAAGCTTGATATTATCAAGAGAATAGATGAACAGGATGTAATATCCGTTTATGAGCAAGGAGATTTTGTAGACCTTTGTAGAGGACCTCATGTGCCTTATACAGGGATGGTAGGAAACTTCAAGCTTACTCACATAGCAGGTGCCTACTGGCAGGGAGACC
This window of the Thermocrinis sp. genome carries:
- a CDS encoding BamA/TamA family outer membrane protein, producing the protein MNEENYSIIVEILKSLDEVKDVSVEEKDGDVIIKVERYPILKEVKIRGNMAIWKEEILNYLTLHEGTALKETDAQSIENKLRELYRERGFFEMQAKVTLAIDEFGFAKIDINIKEGDVFFLGGGIYKGSSLDTDFLDEKLGLIKGKVAKEEELSKKIFDLQELYLDLGFWDSYVYYEGLQKVSMDKPFLNVLMPTDPKIKTRPLKLVGSLAEGFKNFFSHPISTLKAIAGKGKLAYPVFFVFEGRKYEIFFEGNQFFSYEELLKISNLRQVGVDLLSLEDARDRIRKAYHSKGFLDVEISYNLEGEKLFFYIKENRRYLAFIDGIYTDYDEEFLKKRLEDMLTELKGQGYSLAEGYIKRDLDKERGLISVSFEIVKGKKQILKQISYIGEDKQISKIFQEVNRKLPAVYDSSVIERLNTKLSRYLESKGYMEWTFYADVRVEEDEDNTFYSYTYEVIKGPRYRSGLDLYYGANITNRRELSYMTVKEDFYTEGALDETLYNFITSNSFVGVRIDTFLDKDRKQVHRLIRLQEDKRGFYSFELGYNTQGGLVLELSAGLKNLFGIGLKATADYKLTEKRETYGFTLEDPFLFTRRLWFKSSIFKDYQEHKSYNLNAEGFILSVGYRITRWTSIGPIFSVANNQFLGTSVTTNKYGFFLLREYKDDVFSPKRIHYNNLSFLKAYGDLSYTKLELSTFYLIPIRSNLNLSFKVSGGTAQGQVPIFDRYFLGGFRDLRGYSFEEIGQPNGGKSFVFGRLELELPLKGPFVAVPFYDVGGVSSSHTIPVDIKHSFGLGTGVRTPIGPVRLDLAFPGEKNFLKKFKLYLSIGYVY
- a CDS encoding heterodisulfide reductase-related iron-sulfur binding cluster gives rise to the protein MELAIGGTKDFDFNIKDPKFLDEEALWEEAKRVYSKCKDCRMCVTYCPSFPALFDAVDRHEDDISKLSKEELALPLELCFHCKQCYFKCPYTPPHEWRIDFPHLSLRYKVWKFKNKGAKLTDRFMVNTDLVGKLSVPFAPIVNTINNIKPVRVILENFMGIDRRAKLPPINSQTLASWYKKNRNPVKGENGKVVVFPTCLFNYNYLEKGIALLRVLEKNDLWVEIPEVQCCGIPFFDVGDIDASIAKAKHNVQILKPYVDAGYDIIVPVPTCALQIKYEYPLLLPDDPEAKRVAEKIFDVHEYLWKLNEKGKFNRDFKVSMGSIAYHIPCHLKSLNVGYRAVALMRLIPNTKVKLIERCSGHDGTFGVKKQTFDMAYKVGSKLFEDIKSSGADIVVSDCPLASNQIELGTGKKPLHPIEVLYRAYGL